From the genome of Pseudomonas putida:
AACCTGCTGCCGCTGGAAGAGGGTGAGCGCATCACCGCCATGCTGCAGATCGACCTCGAGGCCCTGCAGCAGAACGCCGACCCCGACGAAGAACTGGAGGACGGCGATGACGGCGTGATCGAAGGCGAAGTAATCGAAGCCGAGGAAGTCGACGAAGAAGACGGCGATACCCCTGAGTGGGTGGCCGAGCCGACCGGCGCCTATATCTTCATGGCCACCGCTTCCGGTACCGTCAAGAAGACCCCGCTGGTGCAGTTCGCCCGTCCGCGCTCCAACGGCTTGATCGCCCTGAAGCTCAAGGAAGGTGACACCCTGATCGCCGCGGCCATCACCGACGGCGCCAAGGAAGTCATGATGTTCTCCGACGCCGGCAAGGTGATTCGCTTCGCCGAGAGCGTGGTCCGCGAAATGGGCCGTACCGCCCGTGGCGTGCGTGGCATGAAGCTGGGCAAGGGCCAGCGCATCATCTCGATGCTGATTCCCGAGTCTGGCGCGCAGATCCTCACCGCCTCCGAGCGCGGCTTCGGCAAGCGCACCCCGCTGTCCAAGTTCCCGCGTCGCGGCCGTGGTGGCCAGGGCGTGATCGCCATGGGCACCAAGGGGCGCAACGGCTTGCTGATCGGCGCCATCCAGGTTCAGGAAGGCGAGGAGATCATGCTGATCTCCGACCAGGGCACCCTGGTGCGTACGCGGGTCGGTGAAGTGTCCAGCCTGGGTCGTAACACCCAGGGCGTGACGCTGATCAAGCTGGCCAGCGACGAGACGCTGGTAGGCCTGGAGCGGATCCAGGAGCCATCCGAAGACGAATTCGATGATGTCATCGAAGGGGACGAGGAGGGCGTCGAGGCCGACGCGCCGGATGATGACGCTGCTGGAGCCGAAGAGGCCCCGCAGGAGTAAGCAAGCGTAAAACCCGAACGGGGCGACCAAGGTCGCCCCGTTTGACTGATTAAAGATGGCAACGCTGAGCCCTTGTAGGAGCGGCCTTGCGCCGCGATGGGTCGTGCAGCGGCCCCAGGATGCCCGCGGCGCTGCAGGAACTGGGGCCGCTGCGCGCCCCCTCGCGGCGCAAGGCCGCTCCTACACCGGTGCAGCGCGGCCTGCCAGTTACGATTTTGTTCTTTTTAGAGCGAGAGTGGATGTGAGCAAACGAGCCTTTAACTTCTGCGCAGGCCCTGCCGCGCTTCCTGACGCCGTGCTGCAGCGTGCCCAGGCCGAAATGCTGGACTGGCACGGCAAGGGCTTGTCGGTGATGGAGATGAGCCATCGCAGCGACGACTACGTGGCCATCGCAGAGAAGGCCGAGCAGGACCTGCGTGACCTGCTGTCCGTCCCCTCCAACTACAAGGTCCTGTTCCTGCAGGGTGGCGCCAGCCAGCAGTTCGCCGAGATTCCGCTGAACCTGCTGCCGGAAAACGGCACCGCCGATTACGTCGAGACCGGCATCTGGTCGAAAAAGGCCATCGAGGAAGCGCGTCGCTTCGGCCATGTCAACGTCGCCGCCAGCGCCAAGCCGTACGACTACCTGGCCATTCCTGGCCAGAACGAGTGGAACCTGACCAAGAACGCCGCCTACGTGCACTATGCGTCCAACGAGACCATCGGTGGCCTGCAGTTCGACTGGGTGCCCGAGACCGGTGACGTGCCGCTGGTGGTCGACATGTCGTCCGACATCCTCTCGCGTCCGATCGACGTTTCGCAGTACGGCATGATCTACGCCGGCGCGCAGAAGAACATCGGCCCCAGTGGCCTGGTGGTGGTGATCGTGCGTGAAGACCTGATCGGCCATGCCCGCAGCCACTGCCCGACGATGCTCGACTACAAGGTCGCTGCCGACAACGGCTCGATGTACAACACCCCGGCCACCTATTCCTGGTACCTCTCCGGCCTGGTCTTCGAGTGGCTCAAGGAGCAGGGTGGCGTCGAGGCCATGGAGCAGCGCAACCGCGCCAAGAAAGACCGCTTGTATGGCTTCATCGACGCCAGCGAGTTCTACACCAACCCCATCAGCCACAACGCCCGTTCGTGGATGAACGTGCCGTTCCGCCTGGCCGACGAGCGCCTGGACAAGGCCTTCCTGGCCGGTGCCGACGCCCGCGGCCTGCTCAACCTAAAGGGCCACCGCTCGGTGGGTGGCATGCGCGCATCCATCTACAACGCCCTGGGCCTCGAGGCCGTCGAGGCGCTGGTTGGCTACATGGCCGAATTCGAGAAGGAGCACGGCTGATGTCCGAACAGGAACTCAAGGCGCTGCGCGTGCGTATCGACAGCCTCGACGAGAAGATCCTCGAGCTGATCAGCGATCGCGCCCGTTGCGCCCAGGAAGTCGCCAAGGTCAAGACCGCGTCCCTGGCCGAAGGCGAGAAGCCGGTGTTCTACCGCCCCGAGCGTGAAGCCGCCGTGCTCAAGCGCGTGATGGAGCGCAACAAGGGCCCGCTGGGCAACGAAGAGATGGCGCGGTTGTTCCGCGAGATCATGTCCTCGTGCCTGGCCCTGGAAGAGCCGCTCAAGGTCGCCTACCTCGGCCCCGAGGGCACCTTCACCCAGGCCGCCGCCATGAAGCACTTCGGCCACGCCGTGATCAGCCGCCCGATGGCGGCCATCGACGAAGTGTTCCGCGAAGTGGCGGCCGGTGCCGTCAACTTCGGCGTGGTGCCGGTGGAAAACTCCACCGAAGGCGCGGTGAGCCACACCCTGGACAGCTTCCTCGAGCACGACATGGTGATCTGCGGTGAGGTGGAACTGCGTATCCACCACCACCTGCTGGTGGGCGAGAACACCAAGACCGACAGCATCACCCGCATCTACTCCCACGCCCAGTCGCTGGCCCAGTGCCGCAAATGGCTGGACGCCCACTACCCGAACGTCGAGCGCGTGGCGGTCTCGAGCAATGCCGAGGCGGCCAAGCGGGTGAAGGGTGAGTGGAATTCGGCGGCCATCGCCGGTGATATGGCGGCCAACCTGTACGGTTTGACCCGCCTGGCCGAGAAGATCGAGGACCGTCCGGACAACTCCACGCGCTTCCTGATGATCGGCAACCAGGAAGTGCCACCGACCGGTGACGACAAGACCTCGATCATCGTGTCGATGAGCAACAAGCCTGGCGCCCTGCACGAGCTGCTGGTGCCGTTCCACGACAACGGCATCGACCTGACCCGTATCGAGACCCGTCCGTCGCGTAGCGGCAAGTGGACCTACGTGTTCTTCATCGACTTCGTCGGCCACCACCGCGATCCGCTGATCAAGGCGGTGCTGGAGAAGATCAGCCAGGAAGCCGTGGCGCTCAAGGTGCTGGGGTCGTATCCCAAGGCGGTGCTTTGATCTGTGCCCCAGGGGCTGCTCTGTAGCCCTTTCGCGGTCACTGTGGGAGCGGCCTTGCGTCGCGAAAGGGGTGCGAAGCGCCCCCAATGGCCCTCACGCTGTCTCGATTCTTGAACAAGGTCCGCACCCGTGGTAAATGCAGCAAAAACCAAATCCGCGCCAATCATCGACCGCCTGGTGGTCGTCGGCCTTGGCCTGATCGGCGGCTCGTTCGCCAAGGGCCTGCGTGAAAGCGGCCTGTGCCGCGAAGTGGTCGGCGTCGACCTCGATGCCCCGTCGCGCAAGCAAGCCGTGGCCTTAGGCGTGGTCGACCGCTGCGAAGAAGACCTCGCCGCCGCCTGCGTCGGTGCCGACGTGATCCAGCTCGCCGTGCCGATCCTGGCCATGGAGAAGGTCCTGGCGCGCCTGGCCCGGCTCGACCTCGGCAATGCCGTCATCACCGACGTCGGCAGCGCCAAGGGCAACGTGGTGCGCGCCGCCCGTGAAGTGTTTGGCGCCAGCCTGCCGCGCTTCGTGCCTGGCCACCCGATCGCCGGCTCCGAGCAGAGCGGGGTGGAGGCCTCCAACGCCACGCTGTTCCGTCGCCACAAGGTCATCCTCACGCCATTGGCGCAAACCGATCCGGCCGCGCTGGCCCTGGTCGACCGCCTGTGGCGGGCCCTGGACGCCGATGTGGAGCACATGTCGGTCGAGCGCCATGACGAAGTCCTGGCCGCCACCAGCCACCTGCCACACCTGCTGGCCTTCGGTTTGGTCGATTCGCTGGCCAAGCGCAATGAAAACCTGGAGATCTTCCGGTACGCTGCCGGAGGTTTCCGCGATTTCACCCGAATCGCCGGCAGCGATCCGACCATGTGGCACGACATCTTCCTCGCCAACCGCGAGGCGGTCCTGCGCACACTGGATACATTTCGCAGCGACCTCGACGCCTTGCGCGACGCGGTCGATGCAGGGGACGGGCACCAGTTGCTGGGTGTATTCACCCGCGCACGGGTTGCCCGCGAGCATTTCAGTAAAATCCTGGCCCGCCGGGCCTATGTGGACGCTATGAACGCCAACGATCTGATTTTCCTGGCCCAACCGGGTGGCCGCGTGTCCGGACGGATCCGCGTACCGGGCGACAAGTCGATTTCCCACCGTTCGATCATGCTTGGCTCCCTGGCCGAAGGCACGACCGAGGTCGAAGGTTTCCTCGAAGGCGAGGACGCCCTGGCGACCCTGCAGGCTTTCCGCGACATGGGCGTGGTCATCGAAGGCCCCAATCACGGCCGCGTGACCATTCACGGCGTTGGCCTGCACGGCCTCAAGCCGCCGCCCGGCCCGCTGTACGTCGGTAACTCCGGCACCTCGATGCGCCTGCTCTCGGGCCTGCTCGCCGGCCAGCCGTTCGACGTGACCATGACCGGCGATGCCTCGCTGTCCAAGCGCCCGATGAATCGCGTGGCCAACCCGCTGCGTGAAATGGGCGCAGTGGTCGAGACCGGCCCGGACGGCCGTCCGCCGCTGACCATCCGCGGTGGCCACAAGCTCAAGGCGTTGAACTACACGCTGCCGATGGCCAGTGCCCAGGTCAAATCCTGCCTGCTGCTGGCTGGCTTGTATGCCGAAGGCACCACCACCGTCACCGAGCCGGCGCCGACCCGCGATCACACCGAGCGCATGCTGCGCGGTTTCGGCTATGCGGTAGAGAGCAACGGCCCGGTCGCCTCGCTGCAGGCCGGTGGCAAGCTCACCGCCACCCGCATCGAAGTGCCTGCTGACATCTCCTCGGCGGCTTTCTTCCTGGTCGCGGCGTCGATCGCCCAGGGTTCCGAGCTGGTGCTCGAGCACGTCGGCATCAACCCGACCCGTACCGGCGTGATCGACATCCTGCGCCTGATGGGCGGCGACATCACCCTGGAAAACCAGCGTGAAGTCGGTGGCGAGCCGGTGGCCGACCTGCGCGTGCGCGGCACTCAGCTCAAGGGTATCGAGATCCCGGAGGCCCTGGTGCCGCTGGCCATCGACGAATTCCCGGTATTGTTTGTCGCCGCCGCCTGCGCCGAAGGCCGCACCGTGCTGCGGGGCGCCGAAGAACTGCGGGTCAAGGAGTCGGACCGCATCCAGGTGATGGCCGACGGCCTGATCGCCCTGGGCGTGAAGTGCGAGCCGACCCCGGACGGCATCATCATCGACGGCGGCCAGATCGGCGGCGGCGAAGTGCACGGCCACGGCGACCACCGCATCGCCATGGCCTTCAGCGTGGCCTCGCTGCGCGCCAGCGCCCCGATCCGCATCCATGACTGCGCCAACGTCGCCACCTCGTTCCCGAACTTCCTGGCGCTGTGCGCCGAAGTCGGCATCCGCGTGGCCGAAGAGGGCAAGTCGTGACCGTTCAAGCACCCGTCATTACCATTGACGGCCCAAGCGGCTCGGGCAAGGGCACCGTTGCCGGCCTGCTGGCCCGCGAACTCGGCTGGAAGCTGCTGGATTCCGGCGCCCTGTACCGATTGCTGGCCTTCAACGCCACCAACCATGGCGTCGACTTGACCAACGAAGAGCTGCTCAAGGCCCTGGCCGCCCATCTGGATGTGCAGTTCATCGCCGCCGAGCCGGGTAAGCTGCAACAGATCATTCTCGAAGGCGAGGATGTCAGCAACGTCATCCGTACCGAAACGGTCGGCGCCGGCGCCTCGATGGTCGCTTCGCTGCCAGCGGTGCGCGAGGCGTTGCTGCAGCGTCAGCGCGCCTTCCGCGAACTGCCCGGGCTGATCGCCGACGGTCGCGACATGGGTACCGTGGTGTTCCCCGACGCGCCGCTGAAGGTGTTTCTCACCGCCAGTGCCGAGGAGCGTGCCCGTCGTCGCTACCTCCAGTTGAAGGGCAAGGGCGAAGATGTTAGTCTGTCGAGTCTGCTAGATGAGATTCGTGCGCGTGATGAACGCGACACACAACGTGCGGTGGCCCCGCTGAAACCAGCGGCCGATGCCATCCAGTTGGACTCCACCGAGTTGTCCATCGAGCAGGTGTTGCAACGTATCAGGAGCGAGATCGCCCAGCGCGATCTGCTCTGATAGCCAGGAAAGCAGGCAGGGGCACCAGTCAACGTCCTGTCGGCTTTCCTTTACTTAAAACAAACCCACATTGTCTGGAATGTGGCGATGGGCGTCTGTTTCGCCCGAATCTACAGGAATTAAAATGAGCGAAAGCTTTGCAGAACTCTTTGAAGAAAGCCTGAAAACCCTCAATCTTCAGCCGGGTGCAATCATCTCCGGTATCGTTGTCGACATCGACGGCGACTGGGTTACCGTACACGCTGGCCTGAAGTCCGAGGGCGTCATCCCGCTCGAGCAGTTCTACAACGAAGCTGGCGAGCTGACCATCAAGGTCGGTGACGAAGTTCACGTTGCGCTGGACGCGGTCGAAGACGGCTTTGGCGAAACCAAACTGTCCCGTGAAAAAGCCAAGCGCGCCGAGTGCTGGATTGTTCTGGAAGCAGCTTTCGCCGCCGAAGAAGTGGTCAAGGGCGTTATCAACGGTAAGGTTAAGGGCGGCTTCACTGTCGACGTTAACGGCATCCGTGCGTTCCTGCCGGGCTCCCTGGTTGATGTCCGCCCAGTGCGCGACACCTCCCACCTCGAAGGCAAAGAGCTGGAATTCAAGGTCATCAAGCTGGACCAGAAGCGCAACAACGTTGTCGTTTCCCGTCGCAGCGTGCTGGAAGCCGAGAACAGCGCCGAGCGCGAAGCCCTGCTGGAAACCCTGCAGGAAGGCCAACAGGTCAAAGGTATCGTCAAGAACCTCACCGACTACGGTGCATTCGTGGACCTGGGCGGCATCGACGGCCTGCTGCACATCACCGACATGGCTTGGAAGCGCATCAAGCACCCGTCGGAAATCGTCAACGTTGGTGACGAAGTCGACGTTCGCGTTCTGAAGTTCGACCGTGAGCGCAACCGCGTTTCCCTGGGTCTGAAGCAGATGGGCGAAGATCCGTGGGTTGCTATCACTGCGCGTTACCCAGAAGGTACTCGCGTACAGGCTCGCGTTACCAACCTGACCGACTACGGCTGCTTCGCTGAGCTGGAAGAAGGCGTTGAAGGTCTGGTACACGTTTCCGAAATGGACTGGACCAACAAGAACATCCACCCGTCGAAAGTCGTTCAGGTTGGCGACGAAGTGGAAGTCATGGTTCTGGACATCGACGAAGAGCGTCGTCGTATCTCCCTGGGTATCAAGCAGTGCAAATCCAACCCATGGGAAGACTTCTCCGGCCAGTTCAACAAGGGTGACAAGATCACCGGTACCATCAAGTCGATCACCGACTTCGGTATCTTCATCGGTCTGGAAGGCGGCATCGACGGCCTGGTTCACCTGTCCGACATCTCCTGGAACGAAACCGGCGAAGAAGCCGTACGTCGTTTCAAGAAGGGCGACGAGCTGGAAACCGTCATCCTGTCGGTCGATCCAGAGCGCGAGCGCATCTCCCTGGGCATCAAGCAGCTGGAAGACGATCCGTTCTCCAACTTCGTTGCTGTCAATGACAAGGGCGCTATCGTCAAGGGCATCGTGAAAGAAGTTGACGCCAAAGGCGCCATCGTCACCCTGGCCGACGACATCGAAGCCACTCTGAAAGCTTCCGAAATCAGCCGTGACCGCGTTGAAGACGCGCGTAACGTCCTGAAGGAAGGCGAAGAGATCGAAGCCAAGATCATCAGCGTTGACCGCAAGTCCCGCGTCATCAGCCTGTCGATCAAGTCGAAAGACGACGCTGAAGAGCGTGAAGCCATCCAGAGCCTGAAAAACGCTCCGGAAGCGGCTGCCGACACCACCATGGCCGCGCTGCTGCGCGAAGCTATGGCCAAGCAGAACTGAGTTCTGTTTGATCGGTAAAAAGGGTGGCCTTCGGGCCGCCCTTTTTTATGCCTGCAAGAAAATCCCGTGACCCTTTGAGGGAGCGGGTGCATCGCAGAGCGCGAACCGCCGCGAACTCAAGCATCACCCGTGCTATCCCCTCGACCCCCTCAAACCTGCGTCACTCCTCGCCTGGCTGACGCCGTCTCGCTAGCCAGAACGTACCCCCTTCTTGAATTTTTTTATTAAGTCAAGATCCACCCTGTTCAAATCCCGCCGAGCGTGCTACAAACTGATTAAGCAATGATCTAGCTGCTTGATAACGAAGGGAAAAACATGACGAAGTCGGAGCTGATCGAACGTATTGTCACCCATCAAGGCTTGCTCTCCTCAAAGGATGTGGAGCTGGCCATCAAGACCATGCTTGAGCAGATGTCACAGTGCCTGGCGACCGGCGACCGCATCGAAATTCGCGGTTTTGGCAGCTTTTCCCTGCACTATCGCGCCCCCCGGGTAGGTCGTAACCCCAAGACCGGCCAGTCGGTAAGCCTCGAAGGCAAATTCGTCCCGCACTTCAAGCCGGGCAAGGAACTGCGTGATCGCGTCAACGAAGACGAAGAAGACCACGTGGGTAGCTGATCCAGCGAAGGAGATCGACATGCGTAACCTCAAGCGCGCCCTGGCGGCGTTGTTCGTGCTGCTGTTGGCGGCTGTGGTGCTGTTCTTCGTGCTGGAAAACCAGCAGAGCGTCGCCCTGGTCCTGTTCGGCTGGTCCGCCCCAGCAGTACCGGTGGCAGTCCTGGTCTTGGCCGCACTGGTCGTTGGCCTGGCCGTCGGCCCCTTGCTGGGCGCCTACGCGTTCATGCGCAGCAAACGCAAACTCCGCCGCAGCGCTCGCCAGGAAGCGCTGGCCGGCAGCTGAGGTCTATTCCTACACCCCGTTGGGATTTGCGCGCTGGGTTCACGGGCGAAGGAATGGGGTAATGCTTGCTCGTTCCTCACCCGCAAAGGACCCGCGCCATGCATTTCCCCTCGCTCACCCACCACGGCGGCGTCCGTGATGTCACCGGTTCCTGCCACCAACTGCACTTGGACGGCGCGACCAGCCTGCTGATCGACTGTGGGCTCGTGCAAGACGATGAGTCCGGCGAGTTGGGCTTCGATATCCAGGGCGTACGCGCGCTAATCGTCACTCACGTTCATCTCGACCATGTCGGACGCATTCCTGCGCTGTTCGCAGCGGGATTTCGTGGGCCTATCTATTGCAGCGAACCCTCAGCCAAACTCTTGCCACTGGTGCTGGAGGATGCCTACAAGCTCGGCATCAGCCGCGTACCGGCGCATGTCGCGCGATATCTCGAATTTCTGGAAGAACGCATTGTGCCGCTGCCGTTCGATGAATGGCACCCGGTTGTAGAGCGCGAGAGTATGCGTTGTCGTATTCGTCTCCAGCGTGCTGGGCATTTGCTGGGCTCAGCCTATGTCGAATGCGATATGGACCTGGGCGATGAGAATACCCGCTATGTCTTCTCGGGCGACCTGGGTGCGCCATGCAATCCGCTGTTGCGGCCGCTGCAGCCACCAGAACGGGCGGACGTGCTGGTGTTGGAAAGCACCTATGGCGATCGCTTGCATCCCGACCGCAGCCAACGCCAGGAGCAGCTCGAACGAGCGATCGATCGGGCTTTGGCCGACAAGGGCACCATTCTC
Proteins encoded in this window:
- the serC gene encoding 3-phosphoserine/phosphohydroxythreonine transaminase, yielding MSKRAFNFCAGPAALPDAVLQRAQAEMLDWHGKGLSVMEMSHRSDDYVAIAEKAEQDLRDLLSVPSNYKVLFLQGGASQQFAEIPLNLLPENGTADYVETGIWSKKAIEEARRFGHVNVAASAKPYDYLAIPGQNEWNLTKNAAYVHYASNETIGGLQFDWVPETGDVPLVVDMSSDILSRPIDVSQYGMIYAGAQKNIGPSGLVVVIVREDLIGHARSHCPTMLDYKVAADNGSMYNTPATYSWYLSGLVFEWLKEQGGVEAMEQRNRAKKDRLYGFIDASEFYTNPISHNARSWMNVPFRLADERLDKAFLAGADARGLLNLKGHRSVGGMRASIYNALGLEAVEALVGYMAEFEKEHG
- the pheA gene encoding prephenate dehydratase, with the protein product MSEQELKALRVRIDSLDEKILELISDRARCAQEVAKVKTASLAEGEKPVFYRPEREAAVLKRVMERNKGPLGNEEMARLFREIMSSCLALEEPLKVAYLGPEGTFTQAAAMKHFGHAVISRPMAAIDEVFREVAAGAVNFGVVPVENSTEGAVSHTLDSFLEHDMVICGEVELRIHHHLLVGENTKTDSITRIYSHAQSLAQCRKWLDAHYPNVERVAVSSNAEAAKRVKGEWNSAAIAGDMAANLYGLTRLAEKIEDRPDNSTRFLMIGNQEVPPTGDDKTSIIVSMSNKPGALHELLVPFHDNGIDLTRIETRPSRSGKWTYVFFIDFVGHHRDPLIKAVLEKISQEAVALKVLGSYPKAVL
- a CDS encoding bifunctional prephenate dehydrogenase/3-phosphoshikimate 1-carboxyvinyltransferase — translated: MIDRLVVVGLGLIGGSFAKGLRESGLCREVVGVDLDAPSRKQAVALGVVDRCEEDLAAACVGADVIQLAVPILAMEKVLARLARLDLGNAVITDVGSAKGNVVRAAREVFGASLPRFVPGHPIAGSEQSGVEASNATLFRRHKVILTPLAQTDPAALALVDRLWRALDADVEHMSVERHDEVLAATSHLPHLLAFGLVDSLAKRNENLEIFRYAAGGFRDFTRIAGSDPTMWHDIFLANREAVLRTLDTFRSDLDALRDAVDAGDGHQLLGVFTRARVAREHFSKILARRAYVDAMNANDLIFLAQPGGRVSGRIRVPGDKSISHRSIMLGSLAEGTTEVEGFLEGEDALATLQAFRDMGVVIEGPNHGRVTIHGVGLHGLKPPPGPLYVGNSGTSMRLLSGLLAGQPFDVTMTGDASLSKRPMNRVANPLREMGAVVETGPDGRPPLTIRGGHKLKALNYTLPMASAQVKSCLLLAGLYAEGTTTVTEPAPTRDHTERMLRGFGYAVESNGPVASLQAGGKLTATRIEVPADISSAAFFLVAASIAQGSELVLEHVGINPTRTGVIDILRLMGGDITLENQREVGGEPVADLRVRGTQLKGIEIPEALVPLAIDEFPVLFVAAACAEGRTVLRGAEELRVKESDRIQVMADGLIALGVKCEPTPDGIIIDGGQIGGGEVHGHGDHRIAMAFSVASLRASAPIRIHDCANVATSFPNFLALCAEVGIRVAEEGKS
- the cmk gene encoding (d)CMP kinase; amino-acid sequence: MTVQAPVITIDGPSGSGKGTVAGLLARELGWKLLDSGALYRLLAFNATNHGVDLTNEELLKALAAHLDVQFIAAEPGKLQQIILEGEDVSNVIRTETVGAGASMVASLPAVREALLQRQRAFRELPGLIADGRDMGTVVFPDAPLKVFLTASAEERARRRYLQLKGKGEDVSLSSLLDEIRARDERDTQRAVAPLKPAADAIQLDSTELSIEQVLQRIRSEIAQRDLL
- the rpsA gene encoding 30S ribosomal protein S1, with the translated sequence MSESFAELFEESLKTLNLQPGAIISGIVVDIDGDWVTVHAGLKSEGVIPLEQFYNEAGELTIKVGDEVHVALDAVEDGFGETKLSREKAKRAECWIVLEAAFAAEEVVKGVINGKVKGGFTVDVNGIRAFLPGSLVDVRPVRDTSHLEGKELEFKVIKLDQKRNNVVVSRRSVLEAENSAEREALLETLQEGQQVKGIVKNLTDYGAFVDLGGIDGLLHITDMAWKRIKHPSEIVNVGDEVDVRVLKFDRERNRVSLGLKQMGEDPWVAITARYPEGTRVQARVTNLTDYGCFAELEEGVEGLVHVSEMDWTNKNIHPSKVVQVGDEVEVMVLDIDEERRRISLGIKQCKSNPWEDFSGQFNKGDKITGTIKSITDFGIFIGLEGGIDGLVHLSDISWNETGEEAVRRFKKGDELETVILSVDPERERISLGIKQLEDDPFSNFVAVNDKGAIVKGIVKEVDAKGAIVTLADDIEATLKASEISRDRVEDARNVLKEGEEIEAKIISVDRKSRVISLSIKSKDDAEEREAIQSLKNAPEAAADTTMAALLREAMAKQN
- the ihfB gene encoding integration host factor subunit beta; this encodes MTKSELIERIVTHQGLLSSKDVELAIKTMLEQMSQCLATGDRIEIRGFGSFSLHYRAPRVGRNPKTGQSVSLEGKFVPHFKPGKELRDRVNEDEEDHVGS
- a CDS encoding lipopolysaccharide assembly protein LapA domain-containing protein — protein: MRNLKRALAALFVLLLAAVVLFFVLENQQSVALVLFGWSAPAVPVAVLVLAALVVGLAVGPLLGAYAFMRSKRKLRRSARQEALAGS